The Dyella caseinilytica genome has a window encoding:
- a CDS encoding Orn/Lys/Arg decarboxylase N-terminal domain-containing protein produces MYYNTLDYPIIIIDEDYDSPRINGILIRALADTLRGYGHRVLSGLTMADAEAGARTYNAASAVLISIDGSEEGPHQFDRLYTLLDTQLAYRDDLPVFLYGERRTVEQVPTKLLGMVHGFVFLYEDTRSFIARQVMRAAEEYMEALLPPFFKALVHHAAESNYSWHTPGHGGGVAFTKSAVGRAFHQFFGENTLRSDLSVSVPELGSLLDHTGPVKAAETEAARNFGADHTFFVTNGTSTANKIVWHGTVARGDIVFVDRNCHKSLLHALIMTGAVPVYFTPSRNAHGIIGPISLDQFDPKAMAKRIAAHPLAGKALKAKGKDAKPRIAVVTNSTYDGLCYNVEKIAEDIGGGVEYLHFDEAWYGYAAFHEMYENHYAMAKGKPREQDPIIFATHSTHKLLAAFSQASMIHARNSRTRKLDADRFNEAYMMHTSTSPHYGVIASCDVASRMMEGRTGRSLVEQMQKEAIAFRRAMLHVGDELEKNDWWFHVWQPDAMTTRLDEGNRAAAPIATKQSDWKLAPKAAWHGFGDLPKDYVLIDPIKVTLMTPGLKMDGKTEKLGIPAAVVSRFLWTRGITVEKTNLYSFLILFSMGITKGKWSTLTTELLAFKELYDANAPLEKALPSLVTDHPETYAGKGLRELCDALHAFNVQHKVAHVMREMYVDLPEPVMIPAEAYNRLVLGEVERVEIDKLDGRIAATMLVPYPPGIPTIMPGERFGKQDTAILESLRIARAQNEQFPGFESDIHGLIVEQGPKGPRYVVEVLKR; encoded by the coding sequence ATGTATTACAACACGCTCGACTACCCCATCATCATCATCGATGAAGACTATGATTCGCCGCGCATCAACGGCATCCTGATTCGCGCCCTTGCCGATACGTTGCGCGGCTACGGCCATCGTGTTCTGAGCGGCCTGACGATGGCCGACGCCGAAGCGGGCGCACGCACCTACAATGCCGCTTCCGCGGTGCTGATTTCCATCGACGGCAGCGAGGAAGGTCCGCATCAGTTCGACCGGCTCTACACCCTGCTCGATACACAATTGGCCTATCGCGATGATCTTCCGGTATTCCTTTACGGAGAACGCCGCACGGTGGAACAGGTGCCGACGAAGCTGCTTGGCATGGTGCATGGGTTTGTCTTCCTCTATGAGGACACCCGGAGCTTTATCGCCCGCCAGGTGATGCGTGCTGCCGAGGAATACATGGAGGCGCTGCTACCGCCCTTCTTCAAGGCGCTAGTGCATCACGCCGCCGAATCGAATTACTCCTGGCACACGCCTGGCCACGGCGGCGGCGTGGCGTTTACCAAATCGGCGGTAGGCCGCGCTTTCCATCAGTTCTTTGGCGAGAACACGCTGCGCAGCGATTTGTCCGTATCCGTGCCGGAACTGGGTTCATTGCTGGATCACACCGGACCGGTGAAAGCCGCCGAGACCGAAGCGGCGCGCAACTTCGGCGCTGATCACACCTTCTTCGTCACTAATGGCACCTCGACCGCCAACAAGATCGTGTGGCACGGCACAGTCGCGCGCGGCGACATCGTATTTGTGGATCGCAATTGCCACAAATCCCTGCTGCATGCCTTGATCATGACCGGCGCGGTGCCGGTGTATTTCACACCCAGCCGTAACGCCCACGGCATCATCGGACCGATCAGCCTGGACCAGTTCGATCCCAAGGCGATGGCCAAGCGTATCGCGGCGCATCCACTGGCAGGCAAGGCGCTGAAGGCCAAGGGCAAGGACGCCAAACCACGCATCGCCGTAGTTACCAACTCCACCTACGATGGGCTTTGCTACAACGTTGAGAAGATCGCCGAAGACATCGGCGGCGGCGTGGAGTACCTGCATTTTGATGAAGCGTGGTACGGCTATGCGGCCTTCCACGAGATGTACGAAAACCATTACGCGATGGCCAAGGGCAAGCCGCGCGAGCAGGATCCAATCATCTTCGCGACGCATTCCACGCACAAACTGCTGGCGGCGTTCTCACAAGCCTCGATGATTCATGCCCGCAACAGCCGCACGCGCAAGCTGGACGCCGACCGCTTCAACGAAGCGTACATGATGCATACCTCCACCTCGCCGCACTACGGCGTGATCGCCTCCTGCGATGTCGCCTCGCGCATGATGGAAGGGCGCACCGGCCGCAGTCTGGTTGAGCAAATGCAAAAGGAGGCCATTGCCTTCCGCCGCGCCATGCTGCATGTGGGCGACGAGCTGGAAAAGAACGACTGGTGGTTCCACGTATGGCAGCCGGACGCCATGACCACGCGTCTTGACGAAGGTAACCGCGCCGCTGCACCGATCGCGACCAAGCAGAGTGATTGGAAGCTGGCACCCAAGGCCGCGTGGCACGGCTTCGGCGACTTGCCCAAAGACTATGTGCTGATCGACCCGATCAAGGTCACCTTGATGACGCCGGGTCTGAAGATGGATGGCAAGACCGAAAAACTCGGCATTCCCGCCGCCGTGGTCAGCCGCTTCCTGTGGACACGCGGCATCACGGTGGAAAAGACCAATCTCTATTCCTTCCTGATCCTGTTCTCGATGGGTATCACCAAGGGCAAGTGGAGCACACTGACCACGGAACTGCTGGCCTTCAAAGAGCTCTACGATGCCAACGCGCCACTGGAAAAAGCCTTGCCATCGCTGGTCACTGATCATCCGGAAACGTATGCCGGCAAGGGTCTTCGCGAGCTGTGCGATGCGCTGCATGCCTTCAATGTCCAGCACAAGGTGGCGCACGTCATGCGCGAGATGTACGTGGATCTTCCCGAGCCGGTGATGATCCCCGCCGAAGCCTATAACCGCCTTGTTCTCGGCGAGGTGGAGCGCGTGGAGATCGACAAGCTCGATGGCCGCATCGCCGCCACCATGCTGGTGCCCTACCCGCCGGGCATTCCCACCATCATGCCGGGTGAACGCTTCGGCAAGCAGGACACTGCGATACTGGAATCCCTGCGTATCGCTCGCGCGCAGAACGAGCAGTTCCCGGGCTTTGAATCGGATATTCACGGCCTGATCGTGGAACAGGGACCGAAAGGGCCTCGTTACGTGGTCGAAGTGCTGAAACGGTGA
- the adiC gene encoding arginine/agmatine antiporter, translating to MADEKRKIGVVAATFLVAGNMMGSGVFLLPGSLAKIGTVSMWGWVVTTIGSLLLAFVFAKLGRLAPKAGGPYAYARDAFGPYMGFQTNTIYWFANWIGNVALPVAAVGYFSFFVPALSEPLMRTVVVIALIWLFTLANIMGAQVVTRIQSITTSFALVPLFGIAIFGWFFFKSDIFAGAHNVSGGSDFHAISSAASLTLWAFIGVESASVSAAVVKNPEKNVAIATLAGVAMAAVVYISSSAVIMGMIPNDQLQVADAPFALAAQVAVGKIGGGIVSLCATLGAAGSLGGWIMLTALSAKAAGDDGLFPRIFSKANKDDTPVPGLIIVAVLMSLVVLVTAASPSASEQFELITQAAVVLTLLPYIYSSVACYFVIENSHSTIHTGFYWVLTSVTVVYCLWAIFGTTGQLVAYAFLFMLFITVFYPFFSEQRRRERAAKAGSKAAT from the coding sequence ATGGCTGATGAAAAGCGCAAGATCGGCGTAGTAGCCGCCACCTTCCTCGTGGCCGGCAACATGATGGGCTCGGGCGTGTTCCTGTTGCCTGGCAGTCTGGCAAAGATCGGCACCGTATCGATGTGGGGCTGGGTGGTCACCACTATCGGCTCCCTGCTGCTTGCCTTTGTGTTTGCCAAACTGGGGCGGCTGGCGCCCAAAGCCGGCGGCCCGTATGCCTACGCGCGCGACGCCTTTGGCCCGTACATGGGCTTCCAGACCAATACCATCTACTGGTTTGCCAATTGGATTGGCAACGTCGCACTGCCGGTCGCCGCGGTGGGTTACTTCAGCTTTTTCGTTCCGGCGCTGAGCGAGCCGCTGATGCGCACCGTGGTCGTGATCGCATTGATCTGGTTGTTCACGCTGGCCAACATCATGGGGGCGCAGGTGGTAACGCGGATCCAGTCCATCACCACCTCGTTTGCGCTAGTGCCGCTGTTCGGCATCGCGATCTTCGGCTGGTTCTTCTTCAAGAGCGATATCTTCGCTGGTGCACATAACGTGAGCGGTGGCAGCGATTTCCATGCCATCTCCTCGGCAGCCTCACTGACGCTATGGGCTTTTATTGGTGTGGAGTCCGCATCGGTATCGGCGGCGGTAGTGAAGAATCCGGAAAAGAATGTCGCCATTGCCACGCTTGCCGGCGTGGCAATGGCCGCGGTGGTTTATATCTCCAGTTCGGCAGTCATCATGGGCATGATCCCCAACGACCAACTGCAAGTAGCCGACGCCCCTTTTGCGCTGGCCGCACAAGTGGCGGTGGGCAAGATCGGTGGCGGTATCGTCAGCCTGTGCGCAACCTTGGGTGCCGCCGGATCACTGGGCGGCTGGATCATGCTGACCGCGCTGAGCGCCAAGGCAGCCGGCGATGACGGCCTGTTCCCGCGGATCTTCTCCAAGGCCAACAAAGACGATACACCGGTGCCCGGATTGATCATCGTGGCTGTGCTGATGTCGCTGGTAGTGCTGGTGACCGCGGCCTCGCCCAGCGCCTCCGAACAGTTCGAACTGATTACGCAGGCCGCTGTCGTGCTGACCTTGCTGCCTTACATCTATTCATCAGTTGCCTGCTATTTCGTCATCGAAAACAGCCACAGCACGATACACACCGGCTTTTATTGGGTACTCACCAGTGTCACCGTGGTGTATTGCCTGTGGGCAATCTTTGGCACCACCGGACAACTGGTGGCCTATGCCTTCCTGTTCATGCTGTTCATCACCGTGTTCTATCCCTTCTTCAGCGAACAGCGTCGACGCGAACGTGCAGCCAAGGCCGGATCGAAAGCAGCGACCTAA
- a CDS encoding DcaP family trimeric outer membrane transporter produces the protein MRRMKCLSGLLVLAVISPAFAQDETQTQKLQKEVDQLQTTVQELQAEVKELKAEKAQPAAAAVTSPAPVAAPPEKATLAPPSLTTVLTEVPSNQVNVLEMTNTERSPLPIQQSVSENQTSASRIDNEAPPTDPDLKGFIQIPGTETLIRLGGYAKLDTIYDVNSIGSTDAFVTSSIPVPAPHADTGNFTMQARQTRLSMEIRRPTMFDESMRFYFETDLYGGGNGNYGFRLRQAYGQLGNTYAGFGWSSFADLDAIPDTLDFEGPPGAIAPRQAGIHQFFRLGSNSSLTIAAEQPTSQVSGPVFTYPNVVVDSANLHGTQHVPDLILAFRTEQDWGHLQLGGVARQLGYTDYEESHRVVGGGAQFSGAFKVGPSDPYSDLFMFAAGWGKGIGHYLADTDGLNLDAAVGPDGKLYALTGLGAHVAYTHYWNSDWRSNLVYGIARIQHSPLLGEDVFRDSNYGAANLIWNPVSTLTVGLELLHGRLMVQDNRYNDDTRIQGSLQYSFIK, from the coding sequence ATGAGACGGATGAAATGCTTGAGCGGTTTGCTGGTGCTCGCGGTCATATCTCCTGCCTTTGCGCAGGACGAAACCCAAACGCAAAAGCTGCAGAAAGAAGTGGATCAACTGCAAACCACGGTCCAGGAACTGCAAGCTGAAGTCAAAGAACTCAAAGCCGAGAAAGCCCAGCCGGCGGCGGCCGCCGTTACCTCACCAGCACCGGTAGCCGCACCGCCTGAAAAGGCTACGTTGGCGCCTCCTTCCCTCACGACCGTTTTGACGGAAGTGCCGAGCAATCAGGTCAACGTGCTGGAAATGACCAACACCGAGCGCTCACCGCTGCCGATCCAGCAAAGCGTGTCGGAAAACCAGACGTCCGCCTCGCGCATCGACAACGAGGCACCACCCACCGATCCCGACCTGAAAGGCTTTATCCAGATCCCCGGCACCGAGACGCTGATCCGCCTGGGTGGCTACGCCAAGCTCGACACCATCTACGATGTGAACAGCATCGGCTCGACCGACGCCTTCGTCACCTCGTCCATTCCCGTCCCTGCCCCGCATGCGGATACCGGCAACTTCACCATGCAGGCGCGCCAGACCCGCCTGAGCATGGAAATACGCCGACCGACCATGTTCGACGAGAGCATGCGCTTCTATTTCGAGACGGATCTCTATGGTGGCGGCAATGGCAACTACGGCTTTCGCTTGCGCCAAGCTTATGGACAGCTTGGCAATACCTACGCCGGCTTTGGCTGGTCGTCGTTTGCTGACCTGGACGCCATACCAGACACGCTGGATTTCGAAGGACCACCCGGCGCCATCGCACCACGCCAGGCCGGCATCCATCAGTTCTTCCGACTTGGCAGCAACAGCAGCCTGACTATTGCCGCGGAGCAGCCCACCTCGCAAGTGAGCGGTCCTGTCTTCACGTATCCGAATGTGGTGGTCGACAGCGCGAATCTCCACGGCACACAGCACGTTCCCGACCTCATTCTTGCGTTCCGCACCGAACAGGACTGGGGCCATCTGCAATTGGGTGGCGTTGCGCGACAGCTGGGCTACACCGATTACGAGGAAAGCCATCGCGTGGTGGGTGGCGGCGCGCAGTTCAGCGGTGCATTCAAAGTAGGACCATCCGATCCCTACAGCGACCTGTTCATGTTTGCCGCCGGCTGGGGCAAGGGCATCGGACACTATCTGGCCGATACCGATGGCTTGAACCTGGATGCCGCAGTGGGGCCGGACGGAAAGCTTTACGCACTGACCGGTCTGGGTGCACATGTCGCTTATACGCACTACTGGAACAGCGACTGGCGCAGCAATCTGGTCTACGGCATTGCCCGTATCCAGCACTCCCCCCTGCTTGGCGAGGATGTTTTCCGCGACAGCAACTACGGCGCAGCCAACTTGATCTGGAATCCGGTTTCCACGCTCACCGTCGGCCTGGAATTGCTGCACGGCCGATTGATGGTGCAGGACAACCGCTACAACGACGACACTCGCATCCAGGGCTCGCTGCAATACAGCTTCATCAAATAA
- the asnB gene encoding asparagine synthase B: MCAIFGIFDLQPGDDLAALRQLALELSQRQRHRGPDWSGVYVDAGVILVHERLAIVDPASGAQPLRSRDGHLALAVNGEIYNHRELRAQSTYDFTTGSDCEVINALYQEHGADFLGKLNGIFAFALWDGEAKRYLIARDPIGVCPLYWGHDAQGRLCVASEMKALVGVCADVSPFPPGHVYDSASGELQRYYSRPWRDYAVTQGQSSGPGELRKAFEQAVHRQLMTDVPYGVLLSGGLDSSLVAACAARFARERIEDEDRSEAWWPRLHSFAIGLEGSPDLAAAKVVADSLGTVHHGFIYTFWEGLDALPEVIRHIETYDVTTIRASTPMYLLARRIKAMGVKMVLSGEGSDEIFGGYLYFHKAPSAEAFHEETVRKIDALHSYDCLRANKSMMAWGVEARVPFLDLEFMEVAMGMDASHKMAGKGRIEKAVLREAFVGALPESILWRQKEQFSDGVGYGWIDGLKAHAEQAVSDREFAAAAARYPFNTPATKEAYLYRRIFEKHFPGEACAATVPGGKSIACSSPAALAWDPAFAAMADPSGRAVRDVHAHALETAG; this comes from the coding sequence ATGTGTGCCATCTTCGGAATCTTCGATCTTCAGCCAGGCGATGACTTGGCTGCGTTACGCCAGCTGGCGCTGGAACTGTCGCAGCGTCAGCGTCACCGCGGACCCGATTGGAGCGGTGTTTATGTGGACGCCGGGGTGATCCTGGTGCATGAGCGGCTTGCCATCGTCGATCCAGCCAGTGGTGCGCAACCGCTGCGTTCCCGCGACGGACACCTTGCGCTGGCGGTCAACGGTGAGATCTACAACCATCGCGAACTGCGCGCCCAAAGTACCTATGACTTCACCACCGGTTCGGACTGCGAAGTGATCAACGCGTTGTACCAGGAACATGGTGCGGATTTCCTCGGCAAGCTCAACGGCATCTTCGCCTTTGCGTTATGGGATGGCGAAGCGAAGCGGTACCTGATCGCGCGCGATCCGATCGGCGTCTGCCCGCTCTATTGGGGACATGATGCACAGGGGCGGTTGTGTGTCGCATCGGAAATGAAGGCACTCGTTGGTGTCTGTGCGGATGTGTCACCGTTCCCGCCCGGCCATGTATATGACAGCGCCAGTGGCGAATTGCAGCGTTATTACAGCCGTCCGTGGCGCGATTATGCGGTGACCCAAGGGCAGTCGTCTGGTCCGGGCGAACTGCGCAAGGCCTTCGAGCAGGCCGTGCATCGCCAGTTGATGACGGACGTGCCGTACGGCGTGCTGCTGTCGGGTGGCCTGGACTCGTCGCTGGTCGCCGCCTGCGCCGCACGTTTCGCGCGCGAACGTATCGAAGATGAAGACCGCAGCGAAGCGTGGTGGCCACGCTTGCATTCTTTTGCCATTGGCCTGGAAGGCTCGCCCGATCTCGCTGCGGCGAAAGTGGTAGCCGATTCACTGGGAACGGTGCATCACGGTTTCATCTATACCTTCTGGGAAGGCTTGGACGCATTGCCGGAAGTGATCCGCCATATCGAAACCTATGACGTCACCACCATCCGCGCTTCCACACCGATGTACCTGCTGGCACGGCGCATCAAGGCGATGGGTGTGAAGATGGTGCTGTCAGGCGAAGGTTCCGACGAAATTTTTGGCGGTTATCTGTACTTCCACAAGGCGCCATCAGCCGAAGCATTCCACGAAGAAACCGTGCGCAAGATCGACGCCTTGCACAGCTACGACTGTTTACGCGCCAACAAATCGATGATGGCCTGGGGCGTGGAGGCGCGCGTGCCGTTCCTGGACCTGGAGTTTATGGAAGTGGCCATGGGTATGGATGCCTCACACAAGATGGCGGGCAAGGGGCGTATCGAAAAAGCCGTGTTGCGTGAAGCGTTTGTCGGCGCGCTGCCCGAATCGATCCTGTGGCGGCAAAAAGAACAGTTTAGCGATGGCGTGGGCTACGGTTGGATCGACGGCCTCAAAGCGCATGCCGAGCAGGCGGTCAGTGATCGCGAGTTTGCCGCAGCTGCCGCGCGCTATCCGTTCAACACCCCGGCAACCAAGGAAGCGTATCTGTATCGGCGGATCTTCGAGAAACATTTCCCCGGCGAGGCGTGTGCTGCCACGGTGCCAGGCGGCAAGTCGATTGCATGTTCGTCGCCGGCTGCCTTGGCGTGGGATCCGGCGTTTGCTGCGATGGCGGATCCTTCTGGACGTGCGGTGCGCGACGTGCACGCGCATGCGCTGGAGACCGCGGGTTAA
- a CDS encoding CPBP family intramembrane glutamic endopeptidase, with translation MLWTVLRSAALTLLLYLAVYLPAFAVVFGLHLSMTVMVPTLMAISLVMTCVLMAIAIHRGWLSAEAFGWQWPAWRYLLYALLWGVVLSPLIVLIEIHLADTGMLGGLNLAPWQLYLCFLVGAPIQEEAVFRGLLQSALARSLASGAISAALAGVASSLAIGVLFGAVHLRVAPVVVAAGAMVLGVLTGELKRRSGSLLPGMLCHALFNLGGMLLSGG, from the coding sequence ATGCTGTGGACGGTATTGCGCTCGGCAGCGTTGACGCTGCTGCTCTATCTGGCCGTCTATCTGCCGGCATTTGCCGTTGTCTTCGGCTTGCACCTGTCGATGACTGTCATGGTGCCCACACTGATGGCCATCAGCCTGGTCATGACTTGTGTGCTGATGGCCATCGCCATCCATCGTGGCTGGTTAAGTGCCGAAGCATTTGGCTGGCAATGGCCCGCCTGGCGCTATCTACTGTATGCGCTGCTATGGGGCGTGGTGCTGAGTCCCTTGATCGTCTTGATCGAGATTCATCTTGCCGACACGGGCATGCTCGGCGGCCTGAATCTCGCACCGTGGCAACTCTACCTGTGCTTTCTGGTCGGCGCGCCCATACAGGAAGAAGCCGTCTTTCGTGGCCTGCTGCAGTCGGCGCTTGCCAGGAGCCTTGCCAGCGGGGCGATCAGTGCTGCCTTGGCCGGCGTGGCCTCGTCGCTGGCTATAGGCGTGTTGTTCGGCGCGGTCCACTTGAGGGTTGCTCCGGTGGTGGTGGCCGCCGGCGCGATGGTGCTTGGCGTGTTGACCGGGGAATTGAAGCGTCGCAGCGGCAGCCTGCTGCCGGGCATGCTGTGCCACGCCTTGTTTAATCTGGGTGGCATGCTGCTGAGTGGTGGGTAA
- the prfB gene encoding peptide chain release factor 2 (programmed frameshift), translated as MIETNPILAQIADLKDRIESLRGYLDYATKRERLEEVSRELESPNVWDDPPRAQELGRERARLDTIVSGIDRISSGLADAGELLEMAAADGDDATVNSVVSDVAAIDGHVSKLEFQRMFSGKMDSANAFVDIQAGAGGTEAQDWAEMLLRMYLRWCESRGWKVELMEASAGEVAGIKSATFRVEGDYAYGWLKTEIGVHRLVRKSPFDSDNRRHTSFTSVFVSPEVDDDIDIEINPADLKTDVYRSSGAGGQHVNKTESAVRITHMPSGVVVACQTERSQHANRDRAMKMLKAKLYELEIQKRNAEKDALEASKSDIGWGSQIRNYVLDQSRIKDLRTGIERTDTQKVLDGDLDEFVEASLKSGLDAGAKRLDA; from the exons ATGATCGAAACCAATCCGATCCTGGCGCAGATCGCGGATCTCAAGGACCGCATCGAGTCGCTTAGGGGGTATCTT GACTACGCCACCAAGCGTGAGCGCCTCGAAGAAGTAAGTCGCGAACTGGAAAGTCCCAACGTCTGGGACGATCCGCCGCGCGCGCAGGAACTGGGCCGCGAACGCGCCCGCCTGGACACCATCGTCAGCGGCATCGACCGCATCAGCTCCGGCCTTGCCGACGCTGGCGAACTGTTGGAAATGGCTGCCGCCGACGGCGACGATGCCACGGTGAACTCCGTGGTCAGCGACGTGGCCGCGATCGATGGCCACGTCAGCAAGCTGGAATTCCAGCGCATGTTCTCCGGCAAGATGGATTCGGCCAACGCCTTCGTTGACATTCAGGCCGGCGCCGGTGGTACCGAGGCACAGGATTGGGCCGAAATGCTGCTGCGCATGTACTTGCGTTGGTGCGAATCGCGCGGCTGGAAGGTCGAGCTGATGGAAGCGAGTGCAGGCGAAGTAGCCGGCATCAAGTCCGCCACCTTCCGCGTGGAAGGCGATTACGCCTATGGCTGGCTCAAGACCGAAATCGGTGTGCACCGTCTGGTGCGCAAGAGCCCGTTCGACTCCGACAACCGTCGGCACACCAGCTTCACCTCGGTGTTCGTGTCGCCGGAAGTCGATGACGACATCGATATCGAGATCAACCCGGCCGACCTGAAGACCGATGTGTACCGCTCATCCGGTGCCGGCGGCCAGCACGTCAACAAGACCGAATCGGCCGTGCGTATCACCCACATGCCCAGCGGCGTGGTAGTGGCCTGCCAGACCGAGCGCAGCCAGCATGCCAACCGCGATCGCGCGATGAAGATGCTGAAAGCCAAGCTGTACGAGTTGGAGATACAAAAGCGCAATGCTGAAAAGGACGCGCTGGAAGCCTCCAAGTCCGACATCGGCTGGGGTAGCCAGATCCGCAACTACGTACTGGACCAGAGCCGCATCAAGGACCTGCGCACCGGCATCGAGCGCACGGATACGCAAAAGGTACTCGATGGCGACCTGGACGAATTCGTGGAAGCCAGCCTGAAATCTGGCCTGGATGCCGGTGCCAAGCGTCTCGATGCGTAA
- the lysS gene encoding lysine--tRNA ligase, protein MTESTDNPIIDENKLIAERREKLKALREQGIAFPNDFKVDSFAGDLQTEFADKEAHTAEAIEAAARHVKIAGRIVLKRVQGKVSFVQMQDFSGRIQLFIHAGTVGDVYEAFKGWDVGDIVGAEGVLMRTKTGELSVKVNHLRLLTKSLRPLPDKWHGLADVEQRYRQRYVDLIVTEEARRTFALRSKIIGFIRKWLEAEPRRFMEVETPMMHVIPGGATARPFVTHHNALDMDLYLRVAPELYLKRLVVGGFDRVYEINRNFRNEGVSTRHNPEFTMLELYQAYATYHEIMDITESVIRETAKNVLGTTQLAWEGASIDVGPAFRRWRMEDAVLELNPEIKREELRDREAMAAHAKRLGLQVKPGYGWGKLLLEIFEKTVEHTLVQPTFIIDHPVEVSPLARENDTDKGITDRFELFVNGKELANGFSELNDPEDQAARFQAQVDAKDSGDDEAMHFDADYIRALEVGLPPTGGLGVGIDRLVMLLTNSSSIRDVLLFPYMRPEA, encoded by the coding sequence ATGACTGAATCTACCGACAACCCGATCATCGACGAGAACAAGCTGATCGCCGAGCGCCGCGAGAAGCTCAAGGCGCTGCGTGAGCAGGGCATCGCTTTTCCGAACGACTTCAAGGTCGATAGTTTTGCAGGCGACTTGCAGACGGAATTCGCCGACAAGGAAGCGCATACCGCCGAAGCTATCGAAGCCGCCGCACGCCATGTGAAGATTGCCGGCCGCATCGTGCTCAAGCGCGTGCAGGGCAAGGTCAGCTTCGTGCAGATGCAGGATTTCAGTGGACGCATCCAGCTGTTCATCCACGCCGGCACGGTAGGTGACGTGTACGAAGCCTTCAAGGGCTGGGACGTGGGCGATATTGTCGGTGCGGAAGGCGTGCTGATGCGCACCAAGACGGGCGAGCTGTCGGTGAAGGTGAATCACCTGCGCCTGCTCACCAAGAGTCTGCGCCCGTTGCCGGACAAGTGGCATGGCCTGGCTGACGTGGAACAGCGCTATCGGCAGCGCTATGTGGATTTGATCGTCACCGAAGAAGCGCGCCGTACCTTTGCGCTGCGTTCGAAGATCATCGGCTTTATCCGCAAGTGGCTGGAAGCGGAGCCGCGTCGCTTCATGGAAGTGGAAACGCCGATGATGCATGTCATTCCCGGCGGCGCCACCGCGCGCCCGTTCGTCACGCATCACAACGCGCTGGATATGGATCTGTACCTGCGCGTAGCGCCGGAGTTGTACCTGAAGCGTCTGGTGGTGGGCGGTTTCGATCGCGTCTACGAAATCAACCGCAACTTCCGTAACGAGGGCGTGTCCACCCGGCACAACCCCGAATTCACCATGCTGGAGCTGTACCAGGCTTACGCCACCTATCACGAGATCATGGACATCACCGAGAGTGTGATTCGTGAAACGGCGAAGAACGTACTCGGCACGACCCAGCTGGCCTGGGAAGGCGCCAGTATCGATGTCGGTCCGGCCTTTCGCCGCTGGCGCATGGAAGACGCCGTGCTCGAACTCAACCCCGAGATCAAGCGCGAAGAGTTGCGTGATCGCGAAGCGATGGCCGCACACGCCAAGCGTCTGGGTCTCCAGGTCAAGCCCGGCTATGGCTGGGGCAAGCTGCTGCTGGAAATCTTCGAGAAGACGGTCGAGCACACCCTGGTGCAGCCGACCTTCATCATTGATCACCCTGTCGAAGTGTCGCCGCTCGCCCGCGAGAACGACACCGACAAGGGCATTACCGATCGCTTCGAACTCTTCGTCAACGGCAAGGAACTGGCCAACGGCTTCTCCGAATTGAACGATCCGGAAGATCAGGCCGCACGCTTCCAGGCCCAGGTCGATGCCAAGGATTCCGGCGACGACGAAGCCATGCATTTCGACGCCGATTACATCCGTGCACTGGAAGTCGGCCTGCCGCCGACCGGCGGCTTGGGTGTCGGAATCGATCGCCTGGTGATGCTGCTTACCAACTCGTCGTCCATTCGCGACGTGTTGTTGTTCCCCTACATGCGCCCCGAGGCGTAA
- a CDS encoding DUF2461 domain-containing protein — MPSAYFTPATFKFLRALARNNNREWFLKHKAEYERDVRDPFLQLITDMQAPLTKISKHFRADPRKNGGSLFRIYRDTRFSGDKEPYKPWASARFFHERRHEIPAPSFYLHIQPGDCFIGGGMWHPEPDALKRLRAFIADNPAAWKRATQSKAFRDHFEFWGEALTRPPRGYDPEHELIEDLKRKDFAAGGGFEESLACSAELLPFMIESYKRIAPMIDYLCASQELDF, encoded by the coding sequence ATGCCGAGTGCTTATTTCACCCCTGCCACGTTCAAGTTCCTACGCGCCTTGGCACGCAACAACAATCGCGAATGGTTTCTGAAACACAAAGCTGAATACGAGAGGGATGTACGCGACCCCTTCCTGCAGCTGATTACCGATATGCAAGCGCCGCTGACGAAGATCAGCAAGCACTTCCGCGCCGATCCGCGCAAGAACGGCGGCTCATTGTTCCGCATTTATCGCGACACGCGCTTCTCCGGCGACAAGGAACCGTACAAGCCTTGGGCCAGTGCGCGCTTCTTTCACGAACGCCGGCATGAGATTCCGGCACCTTCGTTCTATCTGCATATCCAGCCGGGCGATTGCTTTATCGGCGGCGGCATGTGGCATCCGGAGCCGGATGCGTTGAAGCGCCTTCGCGCCTTTATTGCCGACAATCCCGCGGCCTGGAAGCGCGCGACGCAGAGCAAGGCATTCCGCGATCATTTCGAGTTCTGGGGAGAAGCGCTGACGCGTCCGCCGCGTGGCTATGACCCGGAGCATGAGCTGATCGAAGATCTGAAGCGCAAGGATTTCGCGGCAGGCGGAGGTTTCGAGGAATCGCTGGCGTGCTCGGCAGAGTTGTTGCCGTTTATGATCGAGAGCTACAAGCGGATTGCGCCGATGATTGATTATTTGTGCGCGTCGCAGGAGCTGGATTTCTAG